A single region of the Streptomyces diastaticus subsp. diastaticus genome encodes:
- a CDS encoding WhiB family transcriptional regulator, with product MADFSRLPGPNADLWDWQLLAACRGVDSSLFFHPEGERGAARSARETSAKEVCMRCPVRAECAAHALAVREPYGVWGGLTEDEREELMGRARTRLTPAGAAPAQSPAPSEPGFS from the coding sequence ATGGCTGATTTCTCCCGCCTTCCCGGACCGAACGCCGACCTGTGGGACTGGCAGCTGCTCGCCGCCTGCCGAGGCGTCGACAGCTCGCTCTTCTTCCATCCGGAGGGCGAACGGGGAGCCGCCCGCAGCGCCCGCGAGACCTCCGCCAAGGAGGTCTGCATGCGCTGCCCGGTACGCGCGGAGTGCGCGGCGCACGCGCTGGCCGTCCGAGAGCCCTACGGCGTCTGGGGCGGCCTCACCGAGGACGAACGCGAGGAACTGATGGGCCGCGCCCGCACCCGCCTCACCCCGGCCGGAGCGGCCCCCGCCCAGAGCCCCGCCCCCTCCGAACCGGGCTTCTCCTGA
- a CDS encoding response regulator transcription factor, with protein sequence MTSVLVCDDSPLAREALRRAVATVPGVERVTTAANGEEVLRRWGADRSDLILMDVRMPGLGGVETVRRLLSADPGARIIMLTVAEDLDGVALAVAAGARGYLHKDASRAELRATVTQALADPTWRLAPRRLRSAEMGAAPTLTAREIQVLEGMSHGRSNAEIGRELFLSEDTVKTHARRLFKKLGASDRAHAVALGFRWGLVR encoded by the coding sequence ATGACATCCGTCCTCGTCTGCGACGACTCCCCGCTTGCCCGAGAGGCACTCCGCCGGGCGGTCGCGACCGTGCCCGGTGTCGAGCGTGTGACGACCGCGGCCAACGGCGAGGAAGTCCTCCGCCGCTGGGGCGCCGACCGCTCCGATCTGATTCTGATGGATGTCCGGATGCCCGGACTCGGCGGTGTGGAGACCGTCCGGCGGCTGCTCTCGGCCGACCCGGGCGCCCGCATCATCATGCTGACCGTCGCCGAGGACCTCGACGGGGTCGCCCTCGCGGTGGCGGCCGGCGCCCGCGGCTACCTGCACAAGGACGCCTCCCGGGCCGAACTGCGGGCCACCGTCACCCAGGCGCTCGCCGACCCGACCTGGCGGCTCGCCCCGCGCCGCCTGCGCTCCGCCGAGATGGGTGCCGCGCCCACGCTCACGGCGCGCGAGATCCAGGTGCTGGAGGGGATGAGCCACGGCCGTTCCAACGCCGAGATCGGCCGCGAGCTGTTCCTCTCCGAGGACACCGTCAAGACGCACGCCCGGCGCCTGTTCAAGAAACTCGGCGCCTCCGACCGCGCGCACGCCGTGGCCCTCGGATTCCGCTGGGGCCTGGTCCGCTGA